DNA from Elaeis guineensis isolate ETL-2024a chromosome 2, EG11, whole genome shotgun sequence:
ACCTGATTACTGATACTCAAGGCATGGCATCCAGTTCAGATGTACTTATATCAGTAATTCCACATCAGTCTCTTATCGATGTGTCATTAGAAGTACGGACTGTTATCTTACAGCGGTCATCCAACTCAGTCGTAATTGCCTTCCAGTTGTATTCCAGCTCATTTACCATGTAGGCAACCGCCCTACGATCTCTGTATAGCTGGCAATTCTGTTACAACAATCCAACGACCTAACAGATCTCCAGCGGCTCAACGGCCTAAACAGTCTTTCCTAAAGGCCTAAGCAAGCTCCCTCTATAAAAGGAAGATAAGGTGCTTTCTGAAAAATCAAGTCAAGTCAAGTCTTAGTAAACAAggacaaaattctgctaaaattttactgagaaattagagtttttttttcacttttctccATTCAAACTCTCACATCTTGCTTTGTACTTCTTCATTTTCACTATTTATTTTCAAAGCTCCAGCTGACTTAAGCACAGAGGATTCTAAATCGGAGGACATCCCACGATTTTGGAACTTTTTTTATAAGTTTCATCTGTAGTTTACGTTAGCATAATTTTCAGTTTTTCAGCTCAGTTGAGCACCGACCTCTCCTCCGGAGCTTTGCAACAACACTAATATTGCATATTCATGCTCAAATTCTATTtatgtttaaaaaatttaaatgcatCGGTGATTTAGAAGTGGGGAATTATGGTGAATAGAGGCCATCCATCGGGCTTACCGTAATTTGATAAGTATGTTGATGATACGCGTCCACTTTAGGAATTTACATCGTTCTTGTTTCACTCCTAATGAGGAGCGTGGATTCTTTAccaaaacaaagaaaaatatatGAGAAGCGCGGATCATGGAGAGCGGGAGAGAGAGAGCGGTGGATTACATATATCAAGTAAATTTAAACAATCTTTACTTTTCCGAAAGGTTATCGATGCGAGAGGGTACGCGCTTTTGCTTATTTCCAAAGAATACGTGCAAGTCCTTCTTCCCATGCAGCAGTCGTACAGGTCAGGACTACGTACACCGCTGCCCCCTCCCCCGCTTCCTTCTTCTCTCCATACcctaataaaaataatagatatttCCAGGAACCTAGCTTCAGAATTCTGTGAAGTACTTTGCGGAACATTTGTCCTCAAGAACAGAAACGTTTAAAAAAACGGCACCATATATCACCAACATGTGTAAAATATTGGTCGGCTGTGAGTTGCTTCTCTCATCCTTACAACAGGGACTGGATCCGCTACCTGGCTAGCAACTACTCCTCAGAGCACCAAACACCAAAGTTTTCCAATGCCATAGGGAATCAGCGTGTGGTCCCCACCTTTAAGTGATCGCTTCGTCATCCCAATTCACTCCTTAAAATTAGGCCGTTCTTCCTACCACTGGACCAGCTGATcccgcttcttcttcttcttcttcttcttcttcttctttttgctccACTTCCCTTCCTCTACCTATTGTAATCTGTTTTTCACACGAGCGTTTTCCTTCCCAAATCGCACCATCAGTGTATAAAAGCCTTCAGAATCCTAAGCTTCCAAAGGAACAACATATAATCGCACCACCAGTGTTTTTAAGACACCTTCCTTCCTCTCCTGGCTTCCACACCCATCAGCTTTTCATTCCATACTCCTATCTAAAGACCATTTCGAAGCACCAAAATAAGGATACACGCAAAACCCTTGTCTTTTCTTGTCATTCTTCTGGATCCAAAGATAGTTATACCTCCAATACCTCTCCAAAATGTTCTACAAAAAGATCGCTCGGATTACCCCATCGCACCAGACCCATGCATGCATCTCTTAAAGCATGACCAGCCATTCCCTTCCAACAAGAAGAACCTTAGTATCATCCCTCTTTCCTGATAGAGTTTGAAGAGGTGTCCGCTTGCGATGGCGTTTGTGCTGTCCGACAATGGTAAGGCCTTCATCAACACAGCGTTCCTCCTCCTCCTGTGTTTCTTTTTCACCTCCCACATCCGATCTCCCACCACCGTCATTCATCTCACAAGCCCTCAGGCTCCCAAGGGAGTTGGATGCATCGGGTTCCACAAATTAAAAGGCCCCCATTCCAAGTGCCTCTACCTAAAGACCCACTCACCATGTGTATCCCAAGGCTATGTCAACTATCTCCATGTCTTCTACTGCCTCTGTGGGAGATACGCTCCTTTAGGGTATGCTTTCCTAGCCCTCTGGCTTCTGGTGCTCTTCTATTTGTTGGGCAACACAGCCTCGCAATATTTCTGCTCCTCAGTCGAGAGTCTCTCGAAGGTTCTCAACCTCTCTCCCACCATAGCTGGGGTGACGCTCCTTTCATTAGGAAACGGTTCGCCGGACGTGTTTGCCAGCATCGTGTCGTTCCGCTCCGGCTCCGGTGAGGTGGGGCTCAGCAGCGTGCTCGGGGGAGCATTCTTCGTCTCATGCGTCGTCGTCGGCATCATCAACGTGTGCGCGGCGACCTCATCACCAACCCATGCAGCAGTCCGCATCGACCGCTCCAGCTTCGTGCGTGATGTGTGTTTCTTCATCATCGTTCTCTCTTCTCTCCTCGCAATCCTCATCGTCGGCAGGATTACCATCTGGGGTGCCATGGCTTTCACCTCGCTCTACTTCGTGTACGTCTCCATCGTATCGGCGACCCATTTCTGCCGCGAGAAGTATGAGGACCTCGTCGTGCCGATCCTCGACCACGAGGAACTCGGCGAGCCCGTGTCGGTCTCCAAGGAGGCTTCCTCTGCGAACGGAGATCAGGAGGAGACCTCATCATCAAGTTACTTTCGATTCAAGGCAATGGTGGCACACTACCTTCGGTGGTTCTTTTACATTATCGACATGCCTCTCTATCTCCCAAGGAGGCTGACCATACCGGATGTGACGGAGGAGAGGTGGTCGAGACCATTTGCGGTGGCTTCGGCTGCATTGGCACCTATCTTGGTAGCAACTCTTTGGAACTCTAAGAGAGGGGGTTTGGGCTCCAAAGAGGGATTGACCATCTATCTTTATGCAAGCTTGGTGGCATTGGTCTTGGGTCTCATTGCATTCCACACCACCATGAAGTCCGGCCCACCAAGGAAGTTCTTGTTCCCCTGGCTAGCAGGAGGGTTTTTGATGAGTGTTCTATGGACTTACATTATAGCTGAGGAGCTGGTGGGGTTGCTGGTGTCCTTGGGGTACATATTTGGAATAAGCCCTGCCATTTTAGGGTTGACGGTCCTAGCGTGGGGCAACTCCATCGGGGACCTGATAGCGAATGTTGCCATGGCGACGAATGGAGGGCAGGATGGGGCCCAGATTGCAATATCTGGGTGCTATGCTGGACCTATCTTCAACACGTTGGCTGGCTTGGGGTTATCCCTCGTGGTGTCGGCTTGGGCGGTGCATCCATCTCCCTTTGTGATCCCGGTGGCGCCGGCGCTGTTTGAGATACTAGGCTTCATGATAGGAGGGCTGTTGTGGGCTCTGGTGGTGCTGCCTAGGAAGGACATGAAGCTGGATAGGATCTTGGGGTTTGGTCTACTGGCCATCTACTTCTGCTTCCTGTCCCTGAGGCTCTCTCAGAGCCTTGGGCTAGTGCAACTCTGAAGGTTCTGCAGGTTCCTATGTTTTTGAAAGggaaattatttttcttatgctCCCTTGTTTGTATAAATAATTAGCTATAATTCCTCTAGTTTTATCGGTGACTACTTACTATAAGCATGCACCCCTATAAGATGGCTTTGTGGTTAGAACTAATTCCTACCAAATGGAACCTCATGATGGCTTAATCCTATATAGGTGAAATGCTTTATGCTTCGTTTTTGCGCCTTTGCTTTTTGATGCTAGCTAGTACTAGAGATATTGAATCATGAATGGACTaaaggaaaaatgaaaaagaaagaaaccaaGAAAGAGTATCACATTTCAAATGAACAACTTTGAAACCGTGCTATATGATTTGATCTCCATGATATGAAGAACGACATATCATGCAATTTGTCAACAGATTGTATTATTATGATTACACTgatataaattgatttccatgTATTTTATATATTGTGCATACATATCACGCCAAGAATGCCAGCATCTAAGTTGAAACAAGAGATCTCTCCAGGAAAAAGAAAGGTGCCAATTGATCCAAGTCCCATCATATtgtcataattttatattaattcaaTTTCTCTCACATTTTGTTATTGCATTATATGGTTATCAAACTTGTATTATGTTTTAATCCTATCTTTGTGTTAATCTTATATAAGGACAATGCTTTATGCTTAATGACTTTTTGCCCCCCTAAGTTTGGCTACTTGAACTATTGAACAAGGAATGATTAAACAAAACGAAGAAAGGAATGGAGAAATAAAATCTCATTTCAATTGAACAAATTTGAAACCATGCATGGTTTAATCTCTATAATACAAAGACAGGATGTAATTTGTGCAAAGATGATATCTATAGTCATACTGATTCATTAGCAATGTTCTTTTTAGCAGAAATTTGGCTTCTGCCTTGGACATCATCGGACTCATTAATTAGGAGCCATTATGTCGATTATAGGCTCCAATATTTCACCTCAACATGATATGATTTACGGATCATACTATTCATCAAATCATATTTCTTAATGAATGTAACATAAGCACATTTTATGCACTACAGTACCAGACTCCTTTTTTGTATAAGTTTATTTAAATTTACAGGTGACAAACAACGTGAGATGGCCGGACTAGTTAAATGGTAAAATAATGCAACAAATATTATAGTAGTGCGCTTTACTATTGCACTACGGGACGAGAATGATTAATGCAACACATGTTTAAACAAGTAAATAATAAATGGCACAGTGCAATTAAAAACATCACATGTGATCAAACTTTAGTACTATTTTGTACAAAACCGATCATAGTACGTCAATAGTTTAAAGACATCTCTCATTTTGTTTAAACAATGAATTCCGATCAAGAGAATGCAAGTTTATTGGGACCTTCTAACTGATGAAAAGATAAGCATTTGTAAATTAATTGCTTGTATTAGGACTCATACATAAAACACCAAACGTTTTCAATTTTTTGATCCATTCAAGCCTTTGAAGCAATGagttattaattttggacttcgTATTTTCTTTATTGACAAGATAACTTTGATTTTtttgtgttttctttttttttaaatatatcagGCAAATAACTAGCAGCCATGCTAAAActgaaattaataaaaatttagaatttagttgttgggtataaaatacccacagccgaagtcctcagcagactgcgtccgg
Protein-coding regions in this window:
- the LOC105035519 gene encoding cation/calcium exchanger 1 — translated: MAFVLSDNGKAFINTAFLLLLCFFFTSHIRSPTTVIHLTSPQAPKGVGCIGFHKLKGPHSKCLYLKTHSPCVSQGYVNYLHVFYCLCGRYAPLGYAFLALWLLVLFYLLGNTASQYFCSSVESLSKVLNLSPTIAGVTLLSLGNGSPDVFASIVSFRSGSGEVGLSSVLGGAFFVSCVVVGIINVCAATSSPTHAAVRIDRSSFVRDVCFFIIVLSSLLAILIVGRITIWGAMAFTSLYFVYVSIVSATHFCREKYEDLVVPILDHEELGEPVSVSKEASSANGDQEETSSSSYFRFKAMVAHYLRWFFYIIDMPLYLPRRLTIPDVTEERWSRPFAVASAALAPILVATLWNSKRGGLGSKEGLTIYLYASLVALVLGLIAFHTTMKSGPPRKFLFPWLAGGFLMSVLWTYIIAEELVGLLVSLGYIFGISPAILGLTVLAWGNSIGDLIANVAMATNGGQDGAQIAISGCYAGPIFNTLAGLGLSLVVSAWAVHPSPFVIPVAPALFEILGFMIGGLLWALVVLPRKDMKLDRILGFGLLAIYFCFLSLRLSQSLGLVQL